From a region of the Salinispira pacifica genome:
- the speB gene encoding agmatinase, giving the protein MNRKQPKIQKDGRETAGKSSDGSFPGYDGEVFLESETGRPDSRKCRFHILPFPFEASVSYGGGTRRGPEAIIEASQQLELYDGISFPGEAGIFTHPSVRVPEQEHPGDGDVQHCFEDAGNRVEQILQSSAIPVTLGGEHSISYAPLQALKRHYSPRNIGIVQIDAHADLRLAYEGRVWSHASVMRRLADQGFPILQLGVRALCREERDYRDSAENIVYYDARELIEQDIRNIRLPEEFPELLYLSIDLDGLDPSIMPATGTPVPGGLGWYQTLDLLASIIAQRHVAGLDMVELAPMDQGHAWNYTAAQLLYSVLGLIQRLNPGKSEGL; this is encoded by the coding sequence ATGAATCGGAAGCAGCCGAAGATTCAAAAAGACGGCAGGGAAACAGCCGGCAAATCATCTGATGGAAGCTTTCCCGGGTATGACGGGGAAGTATTCCTGGAGAGCGAAACCGGCAGACCCGATTCCCGGAAGTGCCGCTTTCATATTCTGCCCTTCCCGTTCGAAGCCTCGGTATCTTACGGCGGCGGCACCCGAAGAGGGCCGGAGGCAATTATTGAGGCCAGCCAGCAGCTGGAACTCTACGACGGAATCAGTTTTCCCGGCGAGGCGGGGATATTCACCCATCCAAGCGTGAGGGTGCCGGAACAGGAGCACCCCGGTGACGGGGACGTTCAGCACTGCTTTGAAGATGCCGGCAACCGTGTGGAACAAATCCTGCAGTCGTCGGCAATCCCGGTGACCCTGGGTGGAGAGCACAGCATCAGCTATGCCCCTCTTCAGGCCCTGAAACGTCACTATTCCCCCCGAAACATCGGAATTGTGCAAATCGACGCTCATGCAGACCTCCGCCTTGCCTATGAGGGGCGGGTCTGGTCCCACGCATCGGTGATGCGGAGGCTGGCAGACCAGGGGTTTCCGATTCTCCAGCTGGGAGTACGGGCTCTCTGCAGGGAGGAAAGGGACTACCGGGATTCTGCAGAGAATATCGTCTATTACGACGCCCGGGAACTCATCGAACAGGATATCAGAAATATCCGTTTGCCCGAGGAGTTTCCCGAGCTGCTGTATCTGAGCATAGATCTGGATGGTTTGGATCCGTCAATCATGCCGGCAACCGGCACTCCTGTTCCCGGCGGTCTGGGCTGGTATCAGACCCTCGATCTCCTTGCTTCGATCATCGCTCAGCGCCATGTGGCGGGGCTGGACATGGTTGAGCTGGCTCCCATGGATCAGGGTCATGCATGGAATTATACGGCTGCACAGCTGCTGTACTCGGTACTTGGTCTGATACAACGGCTGAACCCCGGGAAAAGCGAAGGCCTATGA
- a CDS encoding HDOD domain-containing protein — MSSYSAIMKSLPIMPDTAVRVINLANDESDIDFRDLEDIIKVDSGLTSKVLRVANSSLYAREGLIADLHTAISMLGFKNIRNLVVLVTASSVFHRNTVSTFFRKYWKHGIISAFAAREVARKVNRVDLAEEAFLAALLSNIGQAALFYHNREEYEEIYRRWISEGESLVELEELSFGTNHRLVGSEILKNWNFPDLYAHAAREHLRENITSPHKMLIIIVSTGNFLAENYLFRLTHPRSLGELKHYFPLMGLTPAGIQGLQQQVQNGMENDSLYAGVKDLFGLG; from the coding sequence ATGAGCAGCTATTCTGCGATCATGAAAAGTCTGCCCATCATGCCGGATACCGCTGTGAGAGTTATCAACTTGGCAAATGATGAATCGGATATCGATTTCAGAGATCTGGAAGATATCATCAAGGTGGACTCAGGATTGACCAGCAAAGTTCTCAGAGTGGCAAACTCAAGTCTGTATGCCCGGGAAGGGCTGATCGCCGATCTGCACACGGCAATTTCCATGCTCGGTTTCAAAAACATCCGCAATCTGGTGGTACTTGTCACCGCCTCATCGGTTTTTCATCGTAACACCGTCAGTACATTCTTCCGGAAGTATTGGAAACACGGCATTATCTCTGCCTTCGCAGCCCGGGAGGTGGCCCGGAAGGTGAACCGTGTAGATCTTGCCGAGGAAGCATTTCTTGCAGCCCTTTTGAGCAATATCGGACAGGCCGCCCTCTTCTACCACAACCGTGAGGAATATGAGGAGATCTACAGGAGATGGATCTCGGAAGGTGAATCGCTTGTGGAGCTGGAGGAGCTGAGTTTCGGTACAAATCATCGCCTGGTGGGGTCAGAAATTCTGAAAAACTGGAATTTCCCGGATCTCTACGCCCATGCTGCCCGGGAGCATCTCCGGGAAAATATCACCAGCCCTCATAAGATGCTGATCATCATCGTAAGCACAGGGAATTTCCTGGCTGAGAATTATCTGTTCCGCCTGACCCATCCAAGATCCCTTGGGGAGCTGAAGCATTACTTTCCGCTCATGGGGCTCACCCCGGCCGGAATCCAGGGGCTTCAGCAGCAGGTGCAAAACGGTATGGAAAACGACAGCTTGTACGCTGGGGTGAAGGATCTGTTCGGATTAGGGTAA
- a CDS encoding MATE family efflux transporter, whose amino-acid sequence MKLSRGQAGEFFRSGGHPVGQVVALGIPLLFGRLTHYLHQIVDSAMLGHFGENSFELAAIGIAGLFTWMLNTFLWPLSNGIQAITARRFGRQDINSLESRHITGEALDNGMVAALVAGTLAISASFLARPVLSGMIETPEILELTIQYISMMRFALIPTGIFFAVQGFFSAINKTSYVMWSGILSNVLNIILNYIFIFGKFGLPAMGIRGAALGTVLAFSFAAVFLIVVVLTRGYRTEYRLFSFRHLSTRLQKDIVRVALPPAVQNIIALGIFMTYQTIIEDYSPLFLAATHAVFSFYRLNKTIIGGFARSAGILAGNALGRGEKQSAGKYIAASGAVAAGIAVLVALFTFLLRYRIAGIFSSDPSTVAVITTALTFFLPFYFMESLGYSFEMVFISNGYGRYVLASEFTTNVLFILGLTLLMRHLFPDTIQLAWLSFGLYQIFHAGIMIAGFLKGRWLDVQVESG is encoded by the coding sequence GTGAAGCTTTCAAGAGGACAGGCCGGGGAGTTCTTCCGCTCCGGCGGACATCCGGTCGGTCAGGTTGTGGCCCTGGGAATACCCCTTTTATTCGGCAGACTGACCCACTATCTCCATCAGATAGTGGACAGCGCAATGCTTGGACACTTCGGGGAAAACAGTTTTGAGCTGGCGGCAATCGGCATAGCGGGACTTTTCACCTGGATGCTCAATACTTTTCTCTGGCCTCTTTCAAACGGAATTCAGGCGATAACCGCACGAAGATTCGGCCGTCAGGACATTAACAGCCTGGAGTCCCGGCATATTACCGGCGAAGCATTGGACAACGGAATGGTAGCAGCTCTTGTTGCGGGAACCTTGGCCATCTCCGCCAGTTTTCTCGCCCGGCCGGTCCTTTCGGGGATGATTGAAACCCCCGAAATCCTGGAGTTAACCATTCAGTATATTTCAATGATGCGCTTTGCCCTCATCCCCACCGGGATATTCTTTGCGGTTCAGGGCTTCTTCTCGGCCATCAACAAAACCTCCTATGTGATGTGGTCAGGTATTCTCAGCAACGTCCTGAATATCATCCTCAACTATATTTTTATTTTCGGGAAGTTCGGTCTGCCGGCCATGGGAATCCGGGGGGCTGCCCTGGGAACCGTGCTGGCATTCAGTTTCGCAGCAGTATTTCTGATAGTTGTGGTTCTTACCCGGGGATACCGAACAGAGTACCGGCTGTTCAGCTTCAGGCATCTCAGCACCAGGCTGCAGAAAGATATTGTGCGGGTGGCTTTGCCTCCGGCAGTACAGAATATCATTGCTCTGGGCATTTTTATGACATATCAGACGATTATTGAGGATTATTCACCACTTTTTCTTGCGGCAACCCATGCAGTATTTTCATTCTACCGGCTGAATAAAACAATCATCGGAGGATTCGCCCGGAGCGCCGGAATTCTTGCAGGGAATGCCCTGGGCCGCGGCGAAAAACAAAGCGCCGGGAAATATATCGCAGCTTCCGGGGCTGTGGCCGCAGGAATTGCCGTGCTGGTGGCGCTGTTCACATTTCTCCTGCGCTACCGGATTGCGGGAATCTTTTCTTCAGATCCATCCACGGTGGCGGTGATAACCACAGCCCTGACCTTCTTTCTTCCGTTTTATTTCATGGAGTCACTTGGGTATTCTTTCGAGATGGTGTTTATTTCCAACGGATACGGACGCTATGTGCTTGCCAGCGAGTTCACTACCAACGTTCTGTTCATCCTGGGGTTAACTCTGCTCATGCGGCATCTCTTTCCCGACACCATCCAGCTGGCATGGCTGAGCTTCGGGCTGTACCAGATATTCCATGCGGGGATCATGATTGCAGGTTTTCTTAAAGGTAGGTGGCTGGACGTGCAGGTTGAAAGCGGTTGA
- a CDS encoding putative bifunctional diguanylate cyclase/phosphodiesterase: protein MNLFQRFAFSVQRFLRYQGLSSALPLFIRGKILLIHIMAFLGLVIFLPLAISVAAAGSYLASAVLIFATTGQIAAMIIYHRGNRLDASIQISALSVILALTYAMITGGYNGYGILYIFLGPIILFYFLNIRWALFTQTLFALLFVFAIAFPTAPIRAHLEADFLLRVFVLYILISSLTGSVVFGFKQTTSRLEAVAYYDDLTGLPNRHYIRTLLNETARRSRKKGTPFFTLFISIHRFRQINDNYGYTAGDEMLRLFARRCETLIPKDGFLGRFGGTDFILSFPSDDPDPKAVAEMLHQSALKGFILMNQLIRLSLNISYTAYLSHLPNELSQTSDHEGPGRGRKSRSRFSGSRVGTDPAESIIRNLELALSVSKSRGGGTTIRYDKQGHEDIRKRYRLAEELRSAVSRQELTLHFQPIIRADSRKVTKVEALARWFSPEFGEVSPEEFIPLAEEIGIIAELSEYLFHIAASDIQELRELNHGNENRLALSFNISPVNLHSQNFIPVISNILAKTAADMSQLELEITESMLIEDNEMVKQNLTLLKNMGIRLSLDDFGTGYSSLSYLHRFNIDTLKIDRSFIASMQESTHSREIIRAIQAMALSLGMETVAEGVEYEEQDRMLRELEVTHIQGFLHARPMDRTALQVWMKHWNTVHFERRNG, encoded by the coding sequence ATGAATTTGTTCCAGCGATTTGCATTCTCAGTTCAGCGTTTCCTCAGGTATCAGGGTCTTTCCAGCGCCCTTCCATTGTTTATTCGGGGCAAAATCCTGCTTATTCATATCATGGCCTTCCTGGGGCTGGTGATCTTCCTGCCCCTTGCCATATCAGTTGCAGCGGCCGGTTCATACCTGGCCTCTGCGGTGCTGATTTTTGCCACAACTGGTCAAATAGCTGCAATGATCATATATCACCGGGGTAACCGGCTGGATGCAAGCATCCAGATATCCGCTCTGAGTGTGATTCTGGCTCTCACCTATGCCATGATAACCGGCGGATATAACGGGTACGGCATTCTCTATATTTTTCTCGGCCCCATCATCCTGTTTTATTTTCTGAATATCCGTTGGGCACTGTTTACCCAGACACTGTTTGCTCTGCTGTTTGTTTTTGCCATTGCATTCCCCACGGCACCCATTCGCGCACATCTTGAAGCGGATTTTCTCCTGAGAGTATTTGTTCTTTATATTCTCATCAGCTCTCTCACCGGTTCCGTGGTGTTCGGTTTCAAACAAACCACATCCAGGCTGGAGGCTGTGGCCTATTATGATGATCTCACCGGACTGCCTAACCGCCATTACATTCGAACCCTTTTGAATGAGACTGCACGACGAAGCCGGAAGAAAGGGACGCCCTTCTTTACCCTCTTTATTTCCATCCACCGATTCAGGCAGATTAATGATAATTACGGCTATACGGCAGGGGATGAAATGCTGCGGCTGTTTGCCCGGCGCTGTGAGACCCTCATTCCCAAAGACGGGTTCCTGGGCCGGTTCGGGGGCACGGACTTTATTCTATCCTTTCCTTCCGACGACCCCGATCCCAAAGCCGTGGCGGAAATGCTTCATCAGAGTGCTCTGAAAGGGTTTATTCTCATGAATCAGTTGATCCGATTGAGCCTGAACATCAGTTACACCGCCTATCTTTCCCATTTACCCAACGAACTGTCCCAAACATCTGATCATGAAGGACCTGGAAGGGGGAGAAAAAGCCGGAGCCGGTTTTCGGGCTCGCGGGTTGGTACAGATCCGGCGGAGTCAATTATCCGCAATCTGGAGCTTGCTCTATCGGTAAGTAAGAGCCGGGGCGGAGGAACCACCATCCGCTACGATAAACAGGGACATGAAGATATCAGGAAACGCTACAGACTGGCCGAGGAGTTGCGATCTGCAGTTTCACGGCAGGAACTGACCCTGCATTTTCAGCCCATTATCAGGGCAGACAGCAGAAAAGTCACAAAGGTTGAAGCCCTGGCCCGTTGGTTCTCTCCGGAATTCGGGGAAGTCTCTCCCGAGGAATTTATTCCTCTTGCCGAAGAAATCGGAATTATCGCAGAACTGTCAGAATATCTTTTTCATATTGCCGCCTCGGATATCCAGGAACTGAGAGAACTGAATCACGGCAATGAAAATCGTCTTGCCCTCTCATTCAATATCAGTCCGGTAAACCTTCATAGTCAGAATTTCATTCCCGTAATCAGTAATATTCTTGCAAAGACCGCCGCCGACATGTCCCAGCTTGAGCTGGAAATCACCGAATCCATGCTCATTGAAGACAATGAGATGGTGAAGCAAAATCTCACCCTTCTGAAAAATATGGGCATTCGTCTTTCCCTTGACGATTTCGGTACAGGATACAGCAGTTTGAGCTATCTGCATCGCTTCAACATCGATACTCTTAAAATTGACCGTAGCTTTATTGCATCCATGCAGGAAAGCACCCACTCAAGGGAAATTATCCGGGCTATTCAGGCTATGGCCCTGAGTTTGGGCATGGAAACGGTTGCCGAAGGGGTGGAATATGAAGAACAGGACCGGATGCTTCGGGAACTTGAAGTAACTCACATCCAGGGGTTTCTGCATGCCCGTCCCATGGATCGTACTGCATTGCAGGTTTGGATGAAGCATTGGAATACCGTCCATTTTGAACGAAGGAACGGCTGA
- a CDS encoding AMP-dependent synthetase/ligase, whose translation MNQTFTTLPELFKHATTSFSLEKALMYPEGDSWRTYSSEHFRNQVRWLALGMSDMGVKEGDSVGILAPSSPEWIILDLATVSLGAVSVPLFKKISLESLTHEISDSKMKYLFIGNLEELPHIKATHKHLKEQITFGKSFPNERFNALIAKGREMDTKNPELFDSFASKIKEDQLATIIYTSGSTGLPKGVKLTHRNIVSQVHASSQRFKTVPGDRVLSALPLAHIFERMVMYFYISSGLPIYFADDPQMLGVYAKTVSPTIMTVVPRILEKVYMKMREGAFEKTGVAGAIARTGFVRAEKKKPGTAAKGPLGMIFDKLLYKKFRAAMGGKLRIAISGSAKLSPEIASFFVNCDLQVYEGYGLTEASPVIAVNYPGHRKIGSVGPLFPGIEVKVSGEGEVLARGPNIMQGYHNRPDATAEVIDEEGWLHTGDLGSYEDGYLTITGRKKELFKKSTGEYVPPVPLEQELVQMPGIDTAVVVADNRTFVTALIFPEYEKLPTLKSEAGMEDVKDDEFLESDYFRQQIHEYLQEMNKHHHHCEHIADFRIIHSQASIEDGELTPTMKVRRFAIEKKYGDLIEEMYKTPHSWK comes from the coding sequence ATGAATCAAACGTTTACCACCCTTCCAGAACTATTCAAGCATGCCACAACGTCCTTCAGCCTTGAAAAGGCCCTCATGTATCCTGAAGGCGACTCATGGAGAACCTATTCAAGCGAACACTTCAGGAATCAGGTTCGATGGCTGGCGCTGGGTATGAGTGATATGGGGGTAAAAGAAGGAGACAGTGTGGGAATTCTTGCACCGTCCTCCCCGGAATGGATAATTCTGGACCTTGCCACAGTAAGTCTGGGGGCAGTAAGCGTTCCCCTCTTCAAAAAGATCAGTCTTGAAAGCCTCACCCATGAAATTTCCGACTCAAAAATGAAGTATCTTTTTATCGGAAACCTTGAAGAGCTGCCCCACATTAAAGCAACACATAAGCATTTGAAAGAACAGATCACCTTCGGTAAGAGCTTCCCGAACGAGCGGTTCAATGCACTTATTGCCAAAGGGCGGGAAATGGATACCAAGAATCCTGAGCTCTTCGATTCATTTGCGTCAAAAATCAAAGAGGATCAGCTTGCCACAATTATATACACCAGCGGAAGCACCGGACTTCCCAAAGGAGTGAAGCTCACTCATAGAAATATTGTCAGCCAGGTGCACGCCAGCTCCCAGCGGTTCAAGACAGTTCCGGGAGATCGGGTTCTTTCCGCCCTTCCCCTTGCCCATATTTTTGAGCGGATGGTGATGTATTTTTACATTTCATCGGGACTTCCCATTTATTTCGCCGATGATCCCCAAATGCTGGGGGTGTATGCCAAGACAGTGAGTCCCACAATCATGACGGTTGTTCCCAGAATTCTGGAGAAGGTGTACATGAAAATGCGGGAAGGTGCGTTTGAAAAAACCGGTGTGGCCGGGGCAATAGCCAGAACCGGATTCGTACGGGCTGAAAAGAAAAAACCCGGTACCGCCGCCAAAGGCCCTCTGGGTATGATATTCGACAAACTGCTATATAAAAAATTCCGGGCAGCCATGGGCGGAAAATTGCGAATAGCCATATCCGGATCGGCAAAACTGTCACCGGAGATTGCCTCCTTTTTCGTAAATTGCGATCTTCAGGTGTATGAAGGATACGGGCTCACCGAGGCCAGCCCGGTAATTGCGGTGAATTATCCCGGCCATAGAAAAATCGGATCTGTGGGCCCCCTCTTTCCGGGGATAGAAGTGAAGGTTAGCGGAGAAGGTGAAGTTCTGGCCAGAGGCCCCAATATTATGCAGGGATATCACAACCGGCCGGATGCCACCGCAGAGGTGATCGACGAGGAAGGCTGGCTTCACACAGGAGACCTGGGCAGCTACGAGGACGGCTACCTGACCATCACCGGACGGAAAAAGGAACTGTTCAAGAAATCCACCGGCGAATATGTGCCTCCGGTACCTCTTGAACAGGAACTGGTGCAGATGCCCGGAATCGATACCGCCGTGGTTGTTGCGGATAACCGGACATTTGTTACGGCGCTCATATTTCCCGAGTATGAAAAGCTTCCGACGCTTAAATCGGAGGCGGGGATGGAAGATGTGAAGGATGATGAGTTTCTGGAAAGCGACTACTTCCGCCAGCAGATTCACGAATATCTTCAGGAAATGAATAAGCATCATCACCATTGTGAACACATCGCCGATTTCCGGATTATCCATAGCCAGGCTAGCATTGAAGATGGCGAACTCACCCCCACTATGAAGGTGCGGCGCTTCGCCATTGAAAAGAAATACGGAGACCTTATTGAGGAAATGTACAAGACACCTCACTCCTGGAAATAA
- a CDS encoding thiolase family protein, with protein MNQSRERIAIVDGIRTPMAKAGTVLKNTQADDMGAFIVRQLLERNSIEPEEFDEVIIGNVAQPAHAANIARVIALKAGMPNSTPAYTVHRNCASGMESITTAASKLLTGEGDIYLAGGTESMSNIPLMFNKEFTSFINRLSASKTFSQKLKTLFSFRMKMLRPEIGVIHGLTDPVSGLIMGLTAENLAKEFSISRKEQDELALLSHQRAVQAAKENKLEGEIIPMPLMPEYSTIVEQDSGPRENQSMKALGKLRPYFDKKNGTVTVGNSCPITDGAAAVILMRESDAKKRGLTPLGYIKDWAYAGLEPERMGLGPTYATAKLFKKTGTKLSEIDYIEMNEAFAAQIIANERAFASKDFASKYLGMDEALGEIDRNKMNLQGGAIALGHPVGTTGTRITVHTLRELRRQGKQKGLATLCIGGGQGASLLLEVE; from the coding sequence ATGAATCAATCTCGAGAGCGAATTGCCATTGTGGATGGAATCAGAACGCCAATGGCAAAAGCAGGAACAGTTCTGAAAAATACCCAGGCGGACGATATGGGAGCATTCATCGTCCGCCAGCTTCTGGAACGGAACAGCATCGAACCGGAAGAATTCGACGAGGTGATCATCGGCAACGTGGCCCAGCCGGCTCATGCGGCCAACATCGCCAGAGTAATTGCCCTGAAAGCGGGAATGCCCAATTCAACCCCGGCATACACGGTTCACCGGAATTGTGCCAGCGGTATGGAGAGCATTACTACGGCGGCAAGCAAACTGCTCACCGGAGAAGGTGATATCTATCTTGCCGGCGGAACTGAAAGCATGTCCAACATTCCACTGATGTTCAACAAAGAGTTCACCTCATTTATAAACCGCCTTTCCGCTTCAAAAACGTTTTCACAGAAACTGAAAACCCTCTTTTCCTTCCGGATGAAAATGCTCCGTCCGGAAATCGGGGTAATTCACGGACTCACCGATCCGGTAAGCGGTCTCATCATGGGGCTCACCGCCGAAAATCTGGCCAAGGAGTTCTCCATCAGCCGCAAGGAACAGGATGAGCTGGCCCTCCTGAGTCATCAGAGGGCAGTCCAGGCAGCCAAAGAGAACAAGCTGGAAGGGGAGATTATCCCCATGCCCCTCATGCCTGAGTACAGCACTATCGTGGAGCAGGATTCAGGCCCCCGGGAGAACCAGAGCATGAAGGCCCTGGGCAAACTCAGACCATACTTCGATAAGAAAAACGGCACGGTTACCGTTGGCAATTCCTGCCCGATTACCGATGGTGCTGCGGCGGTAATCCTGATGCGGGAAAGCGATGCCAAAAAACGGGGCCTCACCCCTCTGGGATACATCAAAGACTGGGCGTATGCGGGTCTTGAACCCGAACGGATGGGCCTCGGACCCACCTATGCAACGGCGAAACTCTTCAAGAAAACCGGAACCAAATTATCAGAAATTGATTACATCGAGATGAACGAGGCGTTTGCCGCTCAGATTATCGCCAATGAAAGAGCCTTTGCCAGCAAGGATTTCGCTTCAAAGTATCTTGGAATGGATGAAGCTTTGGGTGAAATTGACCGGAATAAGATGAACCTCCAGGGCGGAGCCATTGCCCTTGGCCATCCTGTGGGAACCACCGGAACAAGAATTACGGTTCACACCCTTCGGGAACTGCGGCGGCAGGGCAAACAGAAGGGGCTGGCCACGCTCTGTATCGGCGGAGGTCAGGGAGCATCCCTCCTTCTCGAGGTGGAATGA